One segment of Vibrio mimicus DNA contains the following:
- a CDS encoding phage N-6-adenine-methyltransferase, with protein sequence MSDFIASDLSPSEKDAWATPNWLFNAINVEFSFAFDACANELNTKCPLFISEEMNALSIENWASVFGFSKPNSFAWVNPPYSRGMIKSFMDKAYEQCVKNKIGSVLLVPATPDANWWPENATEIRFIVGGRISFVNPITHRSVNGNTKGSALVIFNPNHLHMPMVTRYVKRDSLRALADGHAE encoded by the coding sequence GACGCTTGGGCAACTCCAAACTGGCTTTTTAACGCTATCAACGTTGAGTTCTCATTTGCTTTTGATGCTTGTGCCAATGAATTGAATACCAAGTGCCCGTTATTTATTTCTGAGGAAATGAATGCGCTTTCTATTGAGAATTGGGCTTCTGTTTTTGGTTTTAGCAAGCCTAACTCTTTTGCATGGGTTAACCCGCCCTACTCTCGCGGAATGATCAAGTCATTCATGGATAAAGCTTATGAACAGTGCGTAAAAAACAAGATCGGATCTGTTCTGCTTGTTCCTGCTACACCGGACGCTAACTGGTGGCCGGAAAACGCTACGGAAATTCGCTTTATTGTTGGCGGTCGCATCTCTTTTGTTAACCCCATTACGCACCGCTCAGTTAACGGAAATACCAAAGGTTCTGCACTGGTTATTTTCAACCCTAATCATCTTCACATGCCAATGGTTACTCGCTACGTAAAGCGCGATTCACTTCGTGCATTGGCAGACGGCCATGCGGAGTAG